In Chitinophaga nivalis, a single genomic region encodes these proteins:
- a CDS encoding Ig-like domain-containing protein, with protein sequence MLIVHVSLAQPIHCVRATSFSTSGPAAVTSPGLAVDNDRSTAAGFLFRKENVGAKFFLSFPVKTKPGDSLNILFKGTTPIVIKAGHVITYDGDTELEKIPLSSFSVEYTNAPFGYVFGWQYQRPFDKIAISLEAYNYTPEKVDICGAYHVRALPYISNTVNVCEGAAEMLHITGPENAVFKWYVGAIGGVPIFTGADFKAPTLFRDTTFYVETTDATTGCTNESRKRVNLRVSPTAATFSKQWNKTFGGSGLDDLYHVSLTLDGGYLLCGTSASANMDVTDGNNGQQDFLAIKTDSAGTKQWNKTYGGSGNDVLLAAIKAPGNGYLLTGYTTSADKDITDGNNGGEDAWMVRVDNTGNKLWDKTFGGTGNDRINAVVASPEGGYLLGGYTWSDNGDVTDGNNGKSDIWIVRMGTGGVKLWDKTFGGNNLDVLTTIAATPDSGYLLGGYSRSSNADITDGNNGAEDYWIIKIDANGNKQWNKTYGGSGADILKRVLYTEDGGYLLAGTSTSSDWDVSSGNKGGEDFWVVKTDASGNKEWEKSYGGSSYDLLTSVQSIPGGWLLGGYTRSANGDITTVNKGEDDFLIAVIGYTGKLGSTFTLGGSKVDQLYSLRTTNIPGEVILGGFSFSTDGDISDGNNGLEDFLLAKIKAAYNCDGGMPAAAAILADTIKPAIPRPTTLKVFPNPFSQQLALRYTVKKEGRVRLQLFHISGTLMATLKDEWMSAGTYQLQVNGNGYPAGSYILRLQESGSTQVTSLIKSD encoded by the coding sequence ATGTTGATCGTGCATGTTTCGTTGGCGCAGCCCATACATTGCGTGCGTGCTACGTCATTTTCCACCAGTGGCCCGGCTGCAGTTACTTCCCCCGGGCTGGCCGTAGATAATGATCGTTCTACCGCGGCTGGTTTTTTATTCCGGAAAGAAAATGTAGGTGCTAAGTTTTTCTTGTCTTTTCCTGTAAAGACAAAACCGGGAGATTCACTTAATATATTATTTAAGGGGACGACGCCCATAGTAATAAAAGCGGGTCATGTAATTACGTATGATGGCGATACCGAACTGGAGAAGATCCCGCTTAGTTCGTTTAGTGTAGAATATACCAATGCGCCGTTTGGGTATGTATTTGGATGGCAATATCAGCGACCATTTGATAAAATAGCGATTTCATTGGAAGCCTATAATTATACTCCTGAGAAGGTAGATATATGTGGGGCGTATCATGTTCGTGCGTTACCCTATATCAGTAATACTGTAAATGTGTGTGAAGGTGCTGCAGAGATGTTGCATATTACGGGGCCGGAAAATGCTGTTTTTAAATGGTATGTGGGAGCAATAGGTGGGGTGCCGATATTTACCGGAGCGGATTTCAAGGCGCCCACACTTTTCCGGGATACTACTTTTTACGTAGAGACAACGGATGCCACAACTGGTTGTACGAATGAATCCAGAAAGAGAGTAAATCTCCGTGTTTCGCCCACAGCAGCTACTTTCTCAAAACAATGGAATAAAACATTTGGGGGAAGCGGGTTAGACGATCTGTATCATGTTTCCCTTACGCTTGATGGAGGCTATCTGCTTTGTGGTACTTCTGCTTCCGCAAATATGGATGTTACGGATGGCAATAATGGCCAACAGGATTTTCTGGCTATTAAAACAGATTCTGCTGGTACAAAACAATGGAATAAAACCTATGGTGGTAGTGGTAATGATGTATTGCTGGCTGCTATAAAAGCCCCGGGTAACGGTTATTTGCTGACGGGATACACGACATCTGCTGATAAAGACATCACAGATGGTAATAACGGCGGTGAAGATGCCTGGATGGTAAGGGTCGATAATACCGGTAACAAATTATGGGATAAAACTTTTGGTGGAACCGGTAACGACCGGATCAATGCGGTCGTAGCCAGTCCGGAAGGTGGATATTTGTTGGGCGGTTATACCTGGTCAGACAATGGAGATGTTACAGATGGCAATAATGGAAAATCCGATATCTGGATTGTACGTATGGGAACAGGAGGGGTAAAGTTATGGGATAAGACCTTTGGTGGTAATAATCTGGATGTTTTGACAACGATAGCTGCAACACCGGATTCCGGCTATCTGTTGGGTGGATATTCCCGCTCCTCCAACGCAGATATTACAGACGGCAATAATGGTGCGGAAGATTACTGGATTATCAAGATAGATGCCAATGGAAATAAACAATGGAATAAAACGTATGGCGGCAGTGGAGCGGATATCCTCAAACGGGTATTGTATACAGAAGACGGCGGTTATCTTTTGGCGGGTACTTCTACTTCGTCAGATTGGGATGTTAGTAGTGGTAATAAGGGTGGAGAGGACTTTTGGGTCGTAAAAACGGATGCATCCGGCAATAAAGAATGGGAGAAATCCTATGGCGGGAGCAGCTATGATTTACTGACGAGTGTACAATCTATTCCAGGTGGTTGGTTGTTGGGTGGATATACCCGTTCTGCAAATGGTGATATTACAACCGTTAATAAGGGGGAAGACGATTTTCTGATTGCCGTGATAGGGTATACAGGCAAACTGGGAAGTACCTTTACACTGGGTGGTAGCAAGGTAGATCAGCTTTATTCCTTACGTACGACCAACATACCTGGAGAAGTGATCCTGGGAGGTTTTTCTTTTTCTACTGATGGAGATATTTCAGATGGCAATAACGGGCTGGAAGACTTTCTGCTGGCAAAGATAAAAGCAGCTTACAATTGCGACGGTGGTATGCCGGCTGCAGCAGCCATCCTGGCCGATACGATTAAACCCGCCATACCCCGGCCGACCACATTAAAAGTATTTCCTAATCCTTTTTCTCAACAATTAGCTTTACGCTATACAGTGAAAAAAGAAGGACGTGTGCGGTTACAACTGTTTCATATCAGTGGCACCCTGATGGCTACACTGAAAGATGAATGGATGTCGGCTGGCACTTATCAGCTACAGGTTAATGGTAATGGTTATCCCGCCGGCAGCTACATCCTGCGTTTACAGGAATCTGG